Part of the Arcobacter sp. F2176 genome is shown below.
GGAATGGGAGTAAGTGGTGTTATTGGACATTGTATATTTGCTTGTGTAAAAATAGAAGAACAATTAAGAAGTTCATCGATTTCTCATATAGATGAACTTGTATTGGATGTTTTTAGCTTTTCACGAGGTTCTACAAGTGCAAGGTATTTTATTTGTTCAATATTAAATAATGCAGAATTAATCAAATGTGTAAAAAGAGACTATACTGTAAAAATGAAAGACAATAAGGATATCTTTTCTGCTTTGTATGGAGATAAAGGTTATATAGTAATTTCTGATAATGTATTTTTCAATCCACTAAGAACAGATATAAAATATATATATAGAAATAAAAGAAGAGTAGAAAATCCATATTACAATATGAAGAAAATAATTATTGATTCTTTATCTTTTAGATTTGTAGGGATTTATGACACTGTAACACACTATGGACTTAAGCAATCAAATGATTTTGAAGATTTAAATATCAACTTTTTTGAAAATGAAAATAACACAAAAGTAGGTCATATAGTTCATCTAATGGCAGATGATGAATTTAGATATAACTTTGAAGCATACTCTATTTTTACAGATATAAATAAGCATTATTATAAAGATAGTAAAGAAAAAAGAAAAGATGGTGGTGCAAAACTTGAAGAGTTTTATCTTCCTGGTGCTCATGCAGATGTGGGAGGAGGGTATAATGAAAAAGCGGAAACTAGATATTTAGGTAAGTTTTTTGTTGAAGATAGAAAACTACCTAAAGAATTAAAAAATAAAATAATAAAATGGAATGAAAAATATAATTGGATAGAAAATAAAATCAATAAAATCAATGAAATAAAATCAAGTGATGAAATTAAAAAATTAAAAAAAGAAGGTTTTTATTATTGTATAAAAAAAGAATACAGTCTTGAAGTAAAAGAAGATATTTTTGGAAATAAAACTAATTGGCTTGATTATTTATACCTTTATATGTATAAGCCAAAAGTATCAAATAAATATGAACATGTAACAATGAAAATAATGTATGACAAAGCTATATATGTGGATTCAAAAACTCAAGAAAAGAAAAAAGATGAATTTGAGATGGTTCCTCTTGGAAGTTTTAAACCTTACATGTTTAATAAAGAAAATGATACCTTAACCAAAGAAGATGTTGATACATTAACTAACGCATATAAGTGTTTAAAAAAACATGAAGTTTTAAAAATATCAAATAAAGAAGCTTATAAAAAGTTAAAAGACAAATATATCCATCATTCTGCACAAAAAGGCAATTTTGTAAATGATGCATCATATAAAGACAATGATAAAACTGATTTCTATGGCAAAAGAGTTATCTATAGTGCCACTGGTACACAGTTTGTAAGAGTATAGGAAAAGTACATGTCAAAAGAGATAATAAGAAATAATGTAGAAGAGATAGAAGAGGCAATAAAAAGTGGATTAAACTTAAAAGAGCTACGAAAAGAAGTAAAACAAGATATAAGTGCAAGGATAAAACTATTAAATTATAAACCAAACGCTACAGTTGGTATTATAGATGGAAGTTTTAATGTCTATAGACTTTTAGGTTCTAGTAGTGTTAATAATCCTTATTCTTTTACTATTACTTTTGTTAGTGATGATTTTATCAATATTGAGGATATTGTTGATACAGATATTGAGTTAAATCTTAAAGATAATATTAATCCTTTAATTAAAAAAACAATATATGGTAAAATATTTAAAGCAAGTGAAGATTCTATTGTTGCTAAGAAACATCTTTATATTATAGAAGTTGTATCTCCTATGTATTATCTTAGTTTAAATAATAAATACGAGATATTTCACAATAAAAAAACATCTGATATTATTGTTGAGATAATAAATAGATATAACCAATTATTAAATCTAAAAATAGATGTTAAACTAGACCTAATAAAAGCTCCAACTAAAGAGTATACAACTCAATATAATCAAAGTGATTTAGAGTTTATTCAAATGCTTTGTGAGAAGGAGGGTTATAGTTTAATTCTTGATTACTCTTCTAATGATCCATATACTATAACTCTTTGTGAGTTAAATGAGCATGCTATTGTAAATACTTATTCTTCTACTTGTAGTTTTAATCATAGTAAAGAGTTTAAATCTACAAACTATATACAAGATTTTTATGATAAAGATAAACCAAGTTTACAATATAAAATCCAAACAGGTTCTAGTATAACTTCTAGTGTTGAAGACAATGAAAGTACTAGACAGTTAAGAATGGATATAAAAAGAGAAAAATTTAGAGATAAACTAAATATATTAGATGAGTCTTATTATAAAGACCTAAATAGATATAGTAAAATAGACTCTCAAAGGGAGTATGTAAAGTCAAATATCATAAAAGGAACTTCTGAGGAGTTAAATATAAATGATTCTTTATGTATAACCTTAGAAGATGAAAAGGCAAATAAGCATATTGATTCTATTATTTTAGAAGTAAAATATGAAGGCTTCTTTCCAAATGCTTTAGATGAGTATAAACAAAACATAGATGAGACTAAAAAGCATCAACTTCAATATGAAGTTGAATTTACAGCCATTCCAAAAGATATAATATATAAACCACCATATAAAATAAAAAAGCCTAATATAAACTCAATACAAACAGCAATAGTATCTAATGGTAATTCTAATACAAAAGATTATAGCAATACAATAGATGTAGATGAACTAGGTAGAATAAAAGTATTGTTTCACTTTGAGAGTAATCAAATAACTTCTTGTTACTTAAGATTGTCAAATATGTTTAGTGGTGATGGATATGGTTCTCAATTTCTTCCAAGAGTTAACTCTGAAGTAATAGTAAGCTTTATAAATGGAGATCCAGATTTACCAATTATTATAGGAACTTTACATAATGGAGAAAATAAGAATCCATATAACCTTCCAAAAGAGAAAACAAAATCTTTTATAAAAACCCATTCTATTCCACAATATGAAGACAAAATAGGGTACAACGAAATAGCATTTGAAGATAAAAGAGGAAATGAGAATCTATCTTTAAGAGCACAAAAGGATATGAATACCCTTGTACTTAATGATGAGTTTAAACATATACAAAATAATTCAAAAACAATAATAGATAATGATAAAGAAGAAACTGTAGAAGCTAATTCTATTTTAACTGTAAATAAAGACTATACACAAAATATAAAAGAAAACCAGATAAATACTGTAGAGAAAGAAAAGATTACTACTGTTAAAGAAGATTATGAAATTCATGGTTTGAAAGATATTAATACAATAGTAAAAAGAGATGAAAAAACATATATAGAAGAGGACTTATCTTTATCAATAAGAAATATACTCTTAAAATATATAGAAAAAGATGCAAGTGATAAATACCTAGAAAACCTTTTTATCCAAGTAGCAAATGAGATGGGAGTAGATATAAAAGATAGCTTTCATCTAGATACCACAAATGCTTTGTATGAAGCTTCAAATGAGATAACACTAGAAGCAAAAACAGGTATAAGCCTAAGATGTGGAGGAAATGTAGCTACAATAGATAGTTCAGGAATATTCTTTCATACTCCTAATTATGTTAAGAATTCTACTGATAACGGGGTTGATGGAAATATAGTTGGTAAAGAAGGAGATGTTATAAATATACGAATCAATAATATTAATAATGAATTTATAACTAAAAAGATTGCAAAAGATATTGTTCTAAATGCAGATACAAGTTTAAAAGAGGGGACTAGTGTAGAAACAACTATTTTTATTTTAGATAATAATGAAAAAGAGTTAATAAAAGAAACAAAAAATACAACTGTTAAAAACTCTAAAATATCTCAGGAGTATGATATTGATAAATTGATAGAACAATACAATATTTCTATTGAGGATATATATGAAATAGAAGGTGAAATGCAATGGTAAATATTTTTGATGAAAAAGGCTTGTTATATGGCTGCTAGTGGAAAAACATTAAATAGAGTAAAACAACCAAATGATATTTTAAATATATTGGTTTTAATAGCTGGAACTACTGATCCTGTTAATGCATCTACTGCAAAAAGTAAACATGCAAATAGTTATACAAAAGACACTTCACAAGATTTAGCTTTACAAAATCATGAGAGTTATACTCAAGTACCAGTAAACTATTGGGATAAAAAGTTTAAAGAACAAATAGAAGCTTTTGATGATAAGTATGTAAATTTAGTGTTGTTTTCTTTTCATGGATGGAGCGGAGACAATTCTAAAGAAAATAGAGAAATAGCTGGGGCATATTTAATTAATAGATTTTGTGGTGCAAATGGAGAAAAAGCATATTATGAAGAAACTTGGCAAAATAAGCCTATACATTTTCATCTTTTAGGGCATTCTCATGGTGGAAATGTTATCAATGAGATGACAAAACAAATAGAAGCATTAGGTTCTAAATGGCCAAAAGAATGGAAGATAAAATCTATTACTTACCTCTCAACACCATTTTTTAAAAAACTTCATCAAGTAAAAGTGAGTGAAAAATTTTTTCATAAAGATGCAGAAGTATTAAGTTTATATAATGACTTTGATATGACACAAAGAATGTTGGCAGATTTTTCGATGGAAACACTTTCTGCTGAGTTCGAGAAATTAAATACTAGTGCTTTATCTGAAGTTATAAATAAATTTAAGACCTATATTGAGTCTTTTCCCATTGAGAATCTTACTGGTGGGTTTAGTAAACTTAAAACATTTATAAGTCCAGCTTGGGGAATTTCAGATTATAATCAAATGGATTATAAAGAAGGACTAGAACTCTATACCTTTACTACAGAAAAACTTTTACTAGAATTGAAAAAAATTTTAGCTGAAATTATAAACATAATAGACCAACTCTCAGAGCAAAAAACTTACGAAGTAAATCATAAAGATTTAAAAAAGAAGATTGATAAAAAAGAGCATACGATTATAGAGGCAACTGAAAATAAAAACTTAAAATCTTTTATAAAGAGTATTGATAAAGATGTAGATAAAATCATTAGAGACCTTAATCAAATTGTGGCTAAAAATACAAATCAATCCAACTTTTCTAAACTAGAATATTTACTTTTATTATTAAATGAAAATGAACTTATTCCTCATCTAATAGCATTTTTAAATATCAATCCTGAAACATTACAAGGTACAGGCAATCCTTTATGGAATATTCTTTATAAAATACTACAACATAATATTGCTTATTATGATAATACTTATGCTAAGCCAAATATTCAGTTTGAAAATAGTTTTTTAAAAGATAGGATAAAAAATGTTGCTGTAACAAGTGATGATATATATAGCTCTAAAAAAGAAACTAAAAACTATTATGAGTTTATAAAATATATTGAAGATGTAGAGGAGAGATATGAAAAAAACAAAACTCAATTTAATCTATTAGATTTACTCTTGACTCTTATATCTAATGATAAAAAAGCTCAAGAACTACGAAGTACCTTACCAGATATTATATCTAAAATAGATAAGGCAGAATATATTGCGACAGGTGAAGTTGATGTGAAATTAAAACTTCTTAGAAATTTATTGACTAATATTAATTCAGTGTTTGAGTTTAGAAATTTTGGAGAGCTAGAAGATAGTACTCATAAACTTACCCCTAAACAAGAAAAATTTAATGAAGATAAAAATCCTTATAATGATACTCTCAAAAGGGGAAGTTTAATGTATCTTCTTATAGAATCCCACTCCACAAGTAGAAGATGGCTACACAAAGAAGTAAAAGATTTTTTGCAAAGATTAGGAGCAAAAAGATGAAAAAAATACTATTAGGATTTTTTATAACAAGTAGTTTTTTATTTGCAGGAGAATTGGCAAATGAAGAAGATTTTATGAAGATGTGTAATAATCCAACACCTTCTCAAAAAATTACATTTGAAGCTATTGCAAAATATAAATCTATAAAACATGATAAAGATATGTGTGCGTATCTTTATGCTCGAACTGGTAGTAAATATTTTTCAGCAGATGCAGATATTTACAATGTTACAGATTTATCTCCTTTAAAATTTTTTGTAAGTCTTACCTCTCTTTCCCTACCAAGAAGTAAAGTAAAAGATATTTCAATTTTAAAACATCTTACAAAACTAAAAGAGTTAAATTTATCAGATAATCCAGTCAGTGACTTGAGTGCTTTAAAAGATTTAAAATATTTAGAGGAGTTAGATCTTTATAATACACAAGTTAAAGATTTAAGCCCAATAAATAATATTAATGCTTTACAACAATTATCTTATGGTTACATTAAAAATATTGATACTATAGATATATCTCAAATAAAAGATTTAACAAATTTAGAGTTTTTAGTATTAGGAGGTATCAAAGTTAAAAATTTTCATATGATTAATAATTTTAAAAATCTAATAGTATTTCTTCCTCCTAAAACTACTACTATGCAAGATATGAATTCTTTAACAAATCTTAAAAAACTAGAAAGATTAAGTTTAAGAAATAACAAGTTTATAACAAACGTTGACTTTATACTTAACTTTCCAAATATGCAAGAGTTATTTATTAACAATACAAGGATAAAAGATATATCTGTTTTAAAAAAACTATCTAAGTTAACTATACTCAATATATCAGGTACGCAAGTTACAGATGCAAGCGGAGTAATGGCAGACACAGATAGAGATCCAAAGTATTTAACATTTACTGCAAGTAATACACCACTAAGATGGTGTTCTCCAAAAAACACTCAAGATATACGAGACCGTAAATCATGCTTTGAAAAAGATGGCACTTTAAAAACTTTTTGGAAAAGATGGTTAGGGTTATAGAATTTATATAATAAAATCTCACAATTTCTATAAAGACCCATTCTATTTCACAATATGAAGACAAAATAGGGTACAACGAAATAGCATTTGAAGATAAAAGGGGAGATGAAAATCTCTCTTTAAGAGCACAAAAGGATATGAATACCCTTGTACTTAATGATGAGTTTAAACATATACAAAATAATTCAAAAACAATAATAGATAATGACAAAGAAGAGACGATAGAGTCTAATTCTATTTTAACAGTAAATAAAGACTATTAGGGAGCCATTACTGGATTATTCTCGTCTCTAAAGGGTTTTCCAATATGTTTTTTTCTAATTAAATCTTTGCCAACAATCTCACTATAAAGATCAAACTCTTTATAAGTAATTTCATATTTTGAAATGGAAAAATTATCTAAAGTCACTTTATGAATTTGTTATCTCTAAAAGCTCTTTAGTCTTCTCTTCTTTTGAAGAGCAAGAAGTAAAAGTTAAAACTATTAATACAAGTATAAATATTTTTTTATACATCTTTATCCTTTATTTTTTTCAATTCTTAAATTAATTTCTTTTATTATGTTTGTCCAGTCTTTTGCAAATCTTTTATATTCTTTTTTTAATTCATCATTTAAAGATAGATATGTTCTTAGATATGTCCTTTTTTTTGCGAAAGACTCTGTGATAATTTGATTACACTTTGATAAACCTAGTACTTTTAGTTTTTCAAAATTTGGGTATTTACTTTTTATTTTATTAAACTCAAACATTGTATCTTTTAATCTATCATTTTCTATTCCTGTAGTAATAAATAATATATTTGGATTCAAATCATACAGGTTATTTGCTGTAATTAAACAACCCGTATGATCTAAATATGGATTTTCTCCAGTAGGCAAAATAATTAAGTTTGATTTTTCTATAAGTCTTAAAATAGTTCTATCTAAAACAAAACATCCCGCTAAATCAATCATTACGATATTTGATTTAGCAAGTTTTTCATCTACTTTATAATCATAAGTATAATATGTATTTTTATAAAACTGAATACCACCAGATAGGGCAGAGCCTTCATCATTTGTAATATAGGGAATATCAAGTTCTTTTGCTATTCCTAATGAAATTATAGTTTTACCTATACCACCTTTATATCCTGCACTAAAAATTACAAACTTATTTTTTAGTGAATTTATTAGTTTTGTATTAGTTCTAAAAAAATCAATCAAAGGAATCCTTATATTATATAATATTAAAATCACAATTATATAATTAATTTGATTACATTTTACTTTATTTAAACTAACTTTAACTAATTTTAAGCAATAATTTCCCTATTATTTTAAAGGAGTAAACTAAAGTGAATTATGAAAACTATAATAATATTTATAAAGAAATACTCGAGGATAAAGAGGGGCAGTTGTCTGCAAATTATTTATTAAATAAATACACCATAATTCATGATGAAGAATTAATCAATATTCTAAATCAAATTAAAAAGAATGAATATATTAATAGTGATAATGAATTAATTAGTAAGTTAATAAATGAATTAGATGAAAATGAAGATATTTTAAATATTAATGAAATAATTGATTTAAAAAATAAAATTATAAATTTAGAAGAGTTAAATGAAAACTATATAGAAAAAGATGAGTCAATAAAAATCAATGAAAATAAAAATGTAAGTGAAAATCATAGAGAGAAGGGTAGAAAAAATCAATATCTTGATAAGATTATAAAAAGTATTAGTCAATTTATAAAAAACCTTAAAATGATTCTTTTTAAATATTTTTCCAAAATCAATTACAAAGAAATAAAAAAGTATTTTTCTAAGATTGATATAAATTATATAAATAGCTTAGGTACAAAAAAATATATTTTGCTAATAATTCCTATATTTATTTTATTAGTTTCTTTCATCTCTTTTAATAACAAAACATTGAATCCTTCTGATATTCAATTAGCAAATAAAGATATTATTTCTTTACCAATTGTAGAAGAAACATTTGAGAAAAAAGAGATTGAATCATCTCCTAAAGATAAAATTATCATGCCAAAAGAAAAAAATCTAGCAAATTCAGAAAAAATTCTTAATGCACTAGATGAAACAACAGTAGATGTAGTAAATAATGATGAAACAACAATAGATGAAACAATTAGCCAAGAAGATAACATATCAAAAGAGCAAAATCAAGAACAAGTTGCTTCTAATGATACTGTAAAACTTGAAGATTTAAATGACATATCAAAATATATGAAAAATATAACATATAATGATAATAGTATTATTTATAAAGATAAAATATTCAAAGAAGGAGAAGATATGTTTGGATTTACTATCTATAAAATATCTTCAGCATATGTAAAATTTGAAGATAAAATAACAAAAGTAAGAAAAAGATACTTATATAAATAGAAAGAGGGGAATATGAAAAAATTTAATTTATTAGTATTATTATCAGTTTTAATAATTTCAGGTTGTGCAAATGTATTTCAAGTTAAAAAAGATAAACCAAAAGAAGAAGTTGTAACTACAAATGTAGAGGAAAAAGACAATAAAAAAGAAGAAGCACAAAAAAAACTTAATGAAAAATGGATATATTACACAATGATAAATCCAAAAACTGAAATATTTGTTTATAATGGTAATTATTCAAAAAATGATAGTTTACTAGAAGATAGACAAATAAAGAGTTCATTTTATTTGAGTGGTAAATCAGTTAGAATTTCAAAAATATTTGACACTAAGCTTGGAGATAGATATGGGAAAATAGCTAATAAGTCTCTTTTTATTTCTATGGATGACTTAACAACATACAAAAAGTAAGGTTTTCTTTTTGTATGATATAGCTTAGAAGTAAATATACAATTAGTTTGAAAATTATAGTTTTCAATACTAAATAACATAAGTATATTATTAAATATATCTTTTTAAATTCTTAGAAAAATCAACTATATATTGAGCTATTTCATCTAAATGTACAATATCTTTTACAGCACCAACTTCGATTGCTTTTTTAGGCATTCCAAAAACTACACAGCTTTCTTCATTTTGAGCGATTGTATAAGCACCATTGTCAAATAACTCTTTTATTCCTATCATTCCATCATCTCCCATTCCTGTCATCATCACAGCCATAGCAGAACTTCCTATAACATTATTAACGGATCTAAACATAATATTTACACTTGGTTTATGATGTGATATTCTTATTCCATCAATAAGTTTTGTATAATATTCATTCCCTCTTTTTTCTATACTTAAATGCATATTACCAGGAGCTAAAAAAGCTTTTCCTTTCTCAAGTTTCATTCCATCAGTAGCTTCAAAAACTTCAAGAGCTGATTCAGTATTTAATCTTTGGGCAAAAGACCTTGAAAAACCATATGGAATATGTTGTGTAATAACTATTGGAGGTAAATCATTTGGCAAAGATTTAAAAACTTTAAGTAGTGATTCAACACCACCTGTTGATGAACCTATTGCAATAACTTTAGAACCTCCTAATCTTGCTGGACTTGAGAGAAGTAACTCATCAGGATGATTTTTTGTATTTGTTTCTATCTTTGTTTTGTTCTTTTGGATAAATTGTGCTTTAGGCTTTTTAAGTGTATATTGTTTTAATAAAAAAGTAAGATTTAGTAAATTGTCTTTTACTCTTGATTGAAATGACATCATTGATTCACCATTCGCAGGCTTTTCTATATATCCAACAGCACCATCATCAAAGATATCATTTCCTCTTGCACCCTCACCTGATACTACAACAGCTGGCATAGGATGAAGTCTCATTAGGTTTCTTAAAAAAGTAACTCCATCCATTTTTGGCATATTTATATCAATAGTTACCATATCTGGTTCAAACTTCTTGATTTTTTCTCTTGCATCAAAGGCATCAACTGCTTCATCAATAACTTCAAATTCATCAATAGAATTAATAATATCTTTTAAAATTCTTCTCATTGATAATGAATCATCAATTACTATTACTGTATACATTTAAATAGCCTTAAAATAGTTCAATATCCATCTCAGGAGCTGGTTCTGGATCATTGCCAAATAAATCCACACCACCAACATACTCTTTGAGAACTGGTGCTTTTGTAATTTCCACTTGTAAAGATTTTTCTTCTTGAATAACTTTTGAATCTGT
Proteins encoded:
- a CDS encoding phospholipase effector Tle1 domain-containing protein — protein: MSNDITKGNAFHKVGEVIHLNEYCTKENEAIEEDIKIRIAYMVISNKDIEELINSNDDKQIILDKAVEEYKPYLIKAVEKESIKNNKPLIFDDLRGVNEEIIDKKLVKLCTTQLYNSKSYGSVLKAKKYHHAYKKVLNKDFKINDEKKSTSALTFTKDTCNEIIKQEVNETSKKSNEDEQAYIVLSMPYVYNIKDDSKTKELKLISYEDKIIASFMPELIVEYGIFFDGTMNNIYNIDFYKNFVEFLKEPAKDIENEINENDEFGKPKAKTLDKKTIQYHILLTDNPKFTDKIKKIIINQMNNASKELRYFDSKLVLKLDHDEIITTKKAEKDSKKVFDYLLDVKNSKKDAKEKTISDYIIKEILPDDDEDSSFTNGKTNVSRLYEIYDGDDVKKNVDALPNTRFKLYESGSGTFNPFIQKDYEDDSVIGLGFGMGVSGVIGHCIFACVKIEEQLRSSSISHIDELVLDVFSFSRGSTSARYFICSILNNAELIKCVKRDYTVKMKDNKDIFSALYGDKGYIVISDNVFFNPLRTDIKYIYRNKRRVENPYYNMKKIIIDSLSFRFVGIYDTVTHYGLKQSNDFEDLNINFFENENNTKVGHIVHLMADDEFRYNFEAYSIFTDINKHYYKDSKEKRKDGGAKLEEFYLPGAHADVGGGYNEKAETRYLGKFFVEDRKLPKELKNKIIKWNEKYNWIENKINKINEIKSSDEIKKLKKEGFYYCIKKEYSLEVKEDIFGNKTNWLDYLYLYMYKPKVSNKYEHVTMKIMYDKAIYVDSKTQEKKKDEFEMVPLGSFKPYMFNKENDTLTKEDVDTLTNAYKCLKKHEVLKISNKEAYKKLKDKYIHHSAQKGNFVNDASYKDNDKTDFYGKRVIYSATGTQFVRV
- a CDS encoding type VI secretion system Vgr family protein translates to MSKEIIRNNVEEIEEAIKSGLNLKELRKEVKQDISARIKLLNYKPNATVGIIDGSFNVYRLLGSSSVNNPYSFTITFVSDDFINIEDIVDTDIELNLKDNINPLIKKTIYGKIFKASEDSIVAKKHLYIIEVVSPMYYLSLNNKYEIFHNKKTSDIIVEIINRYNQLLNLKIDVKLDLIKAPTKEYTTQYNQSDLEFIQMLCEKEGYSLILDYSSNDPYTITLCELNEHAIVNTYSSTCSFNHSKEFKSTNYIQDFYDKDKPSLQYKIQTGSSITSSVEDNESTRQLRMDIKREKFRDKLNILDESYYKDLNRYSKIDSQREYVKSNIIKGTSEELNINDSLCITLEDEKANKHIDSIILEVKYEGFFPNALDEYKQNIDETKKHQLQYEVEFTAIPKDIIYKPPYKIKKPNINSIQTAIVSNGNSNTKDYSNTIDVDELGRIKVLFHFESNQITSCYLRLSNMFSGDGYGSQFLPRVNSEVIVSFINGDPDLPIIIGTLHNGENKNPYNLPKEKTKSFIKTHSIPQYEDKIGYNEIAFEDKRGNENLSLRAQKDMNTLVLNDEFKHIQNNSKTIIDNDKEETVEANSILTVNKDYTQNIKENQINTVEKEKITTVKEDYEIHGLKDINTIVKRDEKTYIEEDLSLSIRNILLKYIEKDASDKYLENLFIQVANEMGVDIKDSFHLDTTNALYEASNEITLEAKTGISLRCGGNVATIDSSGIFFHTPNYVKNSTDNGVDGNIVGKEGDVINIRINNINNEFITKKIAKDIVLNADTSLKEGTSVETTIFILDNNEKELIKETKNTTVKNSKISQEYDIDKLIEQYNISIEDIYEIEGEMQW
- a CDS encoding leucine-rich repeat domain-containing protein, with the protein product MKKILLGFFITSSFLFAGELANEEDFMKMCNNPTPSQKITFEAIAKYKSIKHDKDMCAYLYARTGSKYFSADADIYNVTDLSPLKFFVSLTSLSLPRSKVKDISILKHLTKLKELNLSDNPVSDLSALKDLKYLEELDLYNTQVKDLSPINNINALQQLSYGYIKNIDTIDISQIKDLTNLEFLVLGGIKVKNFHMINNFKNLIVFLPPKTTTMQDMNSLTNLKKLERLSLRNNKFITNVDFILNFPNMQELFINNTRIKDISVLKKLSKLTILNISGTQVTDASGVMADTDRDPKYLTFTASNTPLRWCSPKNTQDIRDRKSCFEKDGTLKTFWKRWLGL
- the cheB gene encoding chemotaxis-specific protein-glutamate methyltransferase CheB yields the protein MYTVIVIDDSLSMRRILKDIINSIDEFEVIDEAVDAFDAREKIKKFEPDMVTIDINMPKMDGVTFLRNLMRLHPMPAVVVSGEGARGNDIFDDGAVGYIEKPANGESMMSFQSRVKDNLLNLTFLLKQYTLKKPKAQFIQKNKTKIETNTKNHPDELLLSSPARLGGSKVIAIGSSTGGVESLLKVFKSLPNDLPPIVITQHIPYGFSRSFAQRLNTESALEVFEATDGMKLEKGKAFLAPGNMHLSIEKRGNEYYTKLIDGIRISHHKPSVNIMFRSVNNVIGSSAMAVMMTGMGDDGMIGIKELFDNGAYTIAQNEESCVVFGMPKKAIEVGAVKDIVHLDEIAQYIVDFSKNLKRYI